ACTTCACCTATTTTTTCGCGTACGAGTTCTTCTTTCAAATTTTTTGCTGTGTCCATTAATTTGTCTATATCTTTGCTTGTCAATTCAACAGTTAAAGGATACCCAAAGATTTCCGAGAGAAAGTCTGTCTGGCCAATTTGGATCTCTGCATCTTCTATTTTCAGAGCAGAGATCTCTCGTAATAGATTTTCTTTATTTTTGATGTACTGTGTCCTCTTACCCGTAAACCAGATATTTATAATGGCTTTGTCTTCACTTGCACTGCCTATTATCTGTGAAAATTCGCTGGTGATACCTATATCAGAATAGACGGCTTGGATCTTGTATTTGTTTTTTCTATCGAGAATGAAATCTTCTATTTGCTTTGCAATCTTTGCTGTTTTTTCGTAACCCGCTTGCTCTTTGGCTTTGACCGTTATCGTCAAGGTATTAGTGGCAAAATCTGGAATGAAGCTCCTTGGTCTGTTCAATAGATAGAAAGCTGAAAATACTACAGCAGCTATTGTGGCTATAAAAACCGATAACTTTTTATCCAAGACTTTATCGAGAGTCTTTTTGTAATGTTCCTTAAAATACTCGAAAAATGATATCTTTTTACTTTTTATCCATCTTGAACCCGCCGGAACGAGTACTCCAGCCACAAGAAGAGATGCGCCAAGAGACAATGAGAGCGTTGCGGCAAAATATTTGAACATAGTTGCGGCAAAACTCTCAGTGAAAAGCAACGGAACAAAAACTATGACCGTTGTAGCAGTAGAGGCAAAGATAGCTCCAAAAACTTCTTTGGTACCCCTTGATGCTGCTTCGTCGTATACCAAACCATCTGATCTATGCCTGTATATATTTTCAAAAACGACAATTGCGTTGTCAACCAACATGCCAACGGCCATCGTTAACCCACCGAGTGTTAGAAGATCGATGTTTATCCTGAACAAATACATCAAGACAATAGCAATTATGAGTGATATGGGAATGCTCAGTGAAACAATCATCATGCTTTTTACATCCAATACGAATATCATGACAACTATCGCAGCTCCGATCAATCCGAGTATAAGGTTTTTCAATAGATTGCTGATAGCCTTCTCGGTGTACAGAGATTGATCTACCAATGTGGAATATGATACCTTTAGTTCATCGAGGAGTTTTTTCACTTGTCTGACGCTGTTTACAGTATTTGCCCCAGCTCTCTTTCTAATTGAAATGACACTTGACTTTTCACCATCAACCCTTACCAATCCCCTTACTTGTTCATCCACAACTTGTATATCTGCGATTTGTCCTAATCTCACCGGTACAAGGAGTCTTGGCATCTGTCCGCTCATTGCCATCTGATATGAAAGTCCACGAAAACCGACTATCGCATTCTTCAGATCGTTGATATCTTTAAATCTCCCATCAACTGTGACAGTATAGACACTTCCCTTTTCGTCCTTGAGTTGTCCCATCGGATAGACAAAATTGCCAGCCAGAAAGGTATCGAGCAACGTGAGATCTAACCCAAGATCTCTTGCTTTTTGTTGATCTATCGTTACCTTTACTATCTTCTTCGGTTCTCCTAAATTTTCCACCCCTGATACATCTGGTAGACGTTTGATCTTGTCAATGAATGAATTGGGATCTTCAGTCGTTGCAAAAACAAAAACGGGAAGTATCGATGGATCAAATTCAACGACGGTCGGCTTGACCTGTTCTGGCAGTTCTGTTTGAGCAATATTGAGATATCTTTCAAGCCTTGAAGAAGCAGTGAGTACATCAACACCCCATTCGTACTCCACGAGAATCAAAGAAAGACCTGGTTGGGAGATGGATGTAAAATTCTTCACACCGGGTACCGTCGCAATGACTTTTTCAATTGGTATTGTTACGAGTTGTTCTATTTCTTCAGTTCCCATACCCATGTAGGTTGCAAAAACTGCGGCATATGGATATTCAAGCTGAGGTAATAGTTCCATGTGCAATTTTCTAAGCGCGATGATTCCGATCACTGAAATAGCCAAAAGGAGCATCAATATGGCGATAGGTCTTCTTGCAGATTCTTTGGCGATATTCACTTTTCCACCTCCCGGCTACAGCTATTTCAATTTCCCACCACACAATTCTATGACTATCTCTGCCCAGACCATGTTTAGGTCTATTACGTTGAATCTCTGACTCTTCGCAACTACCGGAAGTTCTGTACAACCCAAAAGAACGCTACCACCAAGAGATGGTTCTACATTTTCATACCAAATTTTCTCGGCTTTGGAAAGCTCTCCTGCTTTTACGGAATAGATTATTTGCATCAGATGATCCTGTATCTTTGAATTTGGGATGTGTAAGATCATTCCGACTTTTTGTGCTGCTTTTTGATAAACACCGCTTTTTATTAGTCCTTTTGTTCCTGTTAACCAAGCTTCACCGATTCCTTTTTTTCTGAGTCTTTCCACGGCGAGTTCTGGTAGACTGAGTACTGGTATGTTGCTTTGCTCTTGCACTTTCTCAAGGAAGGCATGTGCTGTATTACAAATGAAAACAGCAAAATCCGCACCAGCCATTTCAAGCCTTTTTACAGAGTCAACGAGATACGGTGTTGGATCCTCTCCACCATGAAGTAGTGCCGTTGTTCTATCGGGTACCGCCGTGTTGAAATCAACTACCATCCTGATGTGATCTTGGTCTTTTTCTGCCTTTGTGCGTTCAACGACTTTTTGTAGAAAATCTACTGTTGAAAGTGATCCCATACCACCTACAATCCCAGCTACTTTCATTTTCCCACCTCTTTTTATTTATTATTTATAAACCGCTGGTGTACAAAAACTTATCTTGTTTCCTTCGATCTCAAAAACCACCTCTGCATAATAAGCGACATGTCTTGATTGCGGTGGTTCAACATGAATTGAGTATATACCTTTCTCTGGTAGAACTGGTAATCTTATCCAGAGTGAACCCCTAAAATCTGTTTTGTCTGAAACAGCTCTGTTGACGTATACTTCTTTGATCTGAGGACAATCTTTGATGGTTATCTCATCTTTCTGTATTGAGAATTCAAAATTAGGCAATTTATCTGTTATTACAAGTTTAAGAAAAATCGATGCGTTATCAACAACGTATGGAATATTTTTAATACCATGCTTGTTGTTTGGAACATAGAGAATGTAACTCTTTCCAGGTAGATCAAAAAAATAAAGGTTGGCTGAATATATAGTCCAGTATTCGTCGTTTGTGGCGTTGATTATATACTTAGGCATAGTGAGCCTGTCTCTATAGGTATAAGGATCGACCATCCTAAGGAGATCTTGACCTTCTTGCGTGTGTATCATTTCAGGTAGACCTCGTTTTACATAAGGTGAAATGCTCTCACTGTAATTTTCATACATCTTCAGTTGTTGTTCGAATTGTTTTGGAAAATTCAGGTTGTCAAAGACTATAGGCGCTATGGCAAAAACACGGCTGTCAACCACTGCTGTAAGCCAAGTAGTCCAACCTCTTTTTGATGCACCAGTTACAAAAAACCGTTTCACATTAAACAATTGTTCGATCACATCCATTGCTCCCACAGCCGATGTAGTCATTGGAAACAAAAGTGGCAAAGTAGGGTCCTTTGTCTTGGTGTAATGTAAAAATGTATGTGCTATCAGATCGTCTTCTCTCAAATTGTAAATGGGCTGATTTGGTATATCTCCAAGGACTGCAAAAACACAGGAAAACTTTTCTGCAATCCAGAGATAATCTTCGACATCTTTTGATTTTGTGGGATCGAAATCTCCTGTAATGAACAAGACTGCTACATCACTGAATGTAATCTGACTTGGCTGGACGATCAAAAGATCATGAACCCAACGTATATCTTGCCAAGTTTGGCTTTCGAATATAACGTGAGTTATCTTCATTCCAGTATCTGTTATCTTTTCGGAATAGATTTCGTATTTAACATCTTTGTGATTGATCACGTAATTTTCCAACTCTTGAGAAAAAGATATGATCGCAATTGCTACAAGAAAAAACACAAAAGTTTTTTTCATATCAACACCTCCCTCGTATAAATTATCACACAAGGGAGGGGTAGGTTTTACTTTTGCTTGAAAGAAAAAACAACACACACAGCAGGTAAGATGAACTGATCAAAGTCCTCCAATTTTGCCATATATGTCAGAGTAAAAGCATCATTGCCCAAAAGAACGTGTGATTGTAAACATTTATAGAAAGTACCTTTTGAAGAAAATTGAAAGATTCTCCAATAGAATTCTTCCCCTTGAACCAGATTTTTGCCATTCGAGAATTCTTTGTAATCAGAAAGATTGATGAGTGAATTTTTCTCGACTGATTTTGCATATTCTTGAGTGTCCATTTTCTTTGTCAGTTCCTCACGAACTATTTGAATATACCCTGCTTTGTTATCCTGAACGGCTATGAACGAGCCTATCTCACCTTGGATTGGTTTTATAACTTCAAAAGGTTCGATCAAATTCACCGAATACCTGAATTCCTCGTTCAAATATTCCTGTTTGATCGAGGCAGTTTTGACACTACTCATCGACAGCAATGCAGGAACAAGGTATTTGTGAAAATCCTCTTGCGTTGAATAATAAGTCATGACATAACCTCTTTGAAACTTGATAAAAATAATCTGAAAGGCTTCTGATTTTGTACCAGAAATATTGAGTGAGAATCTTCTATAGAAAATCTGTAGATCATCGATTTTGGTTAACCCTGCGGCTGTTTCCTCTGCTCCAACGAGTTGTATCCCTATCAATTTTGAAAAAGTCACCAAGTCCGTTGATTGAGTAAGATTGACGGATAATACTTGCAATACAGAATTACTCGTCAGGACTCTGAATGATCCTATTTCATTTGGATTTGTTGGTTTAACCATGATAAAGGGATCATAGACAGTTAAAGCAAGATCGCCATTTGGAGAAAAATAAAGTGTTTGGCTAAACAAAGAAAGAGAGAAAATAGTTATTAACATTACTAAAAGCCTCATCCAATCACCATCCTTAGATCATTATACACAATACCACAAATAGTGTATAATAATCACTATGAAAATGTCTATAAAAAAGATCGTGCTGATTTTGTTGGTGATTGTGTCTATTTCTGTACAGGCAAAGGTGATAATCTTTCTATATCATCGCTTTGATGATGCTCGATATCCATCGACAAGTACATGGACAGGCGAGCTTGAAAATCACATTCGCATTGTTAAAGAACTCGGTCTTGAGATTTGGACAGTGAAAGACCTTGAGAATTATATCTATGGAAAAAGGAAGATGACAAAAGATGCCGTTGTTTTCACAATAGACGATGGTTATCGTTCGGTCTACGATAGCGCATATGAGATTTTCAAAAAACACAACGTTCCTTTTTGTGTCTTTCTTCAAGTTGGTGCTGTAGGATATCCAGATTATCTAACCTGGGAAATGATCAATGAAATGATCAAGAACGGTGTGGAATTTGCAAACCATTCTTTTAGTCACTCAGATTTTCCTTCACTGTTGTCTAAGATGAATAAGGAACAAATGCTCGAGTATTTCAGATCAGATCTCCAAAAGGCTCAGCGAGTCTTCAAAGAGAAAACAGGTAAAACTACGAATTATTATGCGTACCCTTATGGGCATTATATTCCAGAAATGATCGATGTATTGAAACAAGAAGGTTTTACACTCGGTTTTACCCAAAATCCTGGCCCTTATGATCTGAGCTATGGGATCTTTGAAATACCAAGAGAACCACTGCTTGAAGATTGGGCAAGCGAAAAACACCTGAAGTATATCTTGAACAGGGAACCTCTTGTGACAGAAAGTTTGTCATTCGTGTTACAAAATGGTATACTAACAGTAAAAGCAAAGATAACAGTTCCAAAGGAGGTGAAGTACGCGACCCTGTACGTGTCCGAAAAAGGCATAATTAAAAGTCATCTCAAAGATAGTGAAATCTTTGGTGAGACTGCACTGACAAAAATGTACAACAGAGTCATGATCAGTGCTAATGACGGTAAAAAAGAATATCTAAGATACCATCTAATCTTTAACGCACAGGGTGAGTGAGTCTATAAACAGAGGTGATCAAGTTGAAAAAGATGATAATGATTCTCGCACTCACTGTTCTTTTTGTGACTGTTCCGAAATTCACCTTTGAGTTGGTGAGTTATTTTGAAAACTTCGAGACAGAAGAAGATCAGGTTGTTGAGCTTGGATTTGATAGTTACAAAGATCTTTTGGAGTTTTTCGAAAAGATAGGATATGACCTTGGTAAAAAAGAAGTTCCAGCGGTTATCTTGAAGAACTTACCAAAAGACATGAACCAGATAAAAGACGTCCAGTTGAAAAAAGATTTATTTGTCAAGATAATGTTGCCGATAATATTGAAGGTGAACGAGGAGATCAAACAAGAAAGAGAAAAAATCATGAAATTGACAAATGACAGTCAGGAACTCCAACATTATCTGGCAAAGTATAAAGCAAAGACAAAACAAGAACTCCTTGAGAAAGTCGATGTGATACCAGTAGAGATCGCTTTAGCTCAAGCGGCAATAGAATCGGCATGGGGAACTTCAAGGTTTGCGATCGAAGCGAATAATATTTTCGGAGAATGGACCTTCAGTCCAGGAAATGGAGTTGTACCAAGAGAACGCCCCGATGATGAAGTATACGAAGTCAGAAGGTTTCGAGATTTATTGAGTTCGATGAGAAGTTATGCTTACAATCTGAATGTATCACCGTTTTACAAAGAGTTCAGAGCCATCAGAGCCGGTAAGATCAAAAAACCTATCGAGGAAGGTTTGTTGTACTATTCTCAAAGGCGTGAAAAATATATTCAAGAAATTAAAATTATCATGACCAACAATAAATTCACAGAACTCAAAGAACACAAGGCTTATCCAATCCAGATTGCTTTGATATCAGGAATGAGTTTGATAAAATAACGTAACTCAAGTGGAACAAACTGTTGATCTTTGAAAATTATAGTATAGTATAATGTTCTTGAAAATTGAAAAGGAGGGATTTTTATAAGGAAAGGTTTCACATTGATCGAATTGTTGATCGTCTTGGCAGTTATGGCCGCCTTGATGGCTATTGCAACTCCTATCGCACTTAATGCAGTTGCTCGAGCAAATGTAATGAGAGTAGCAAGTAATATGAGAAACATCAAAAGCGCCATTGAAAGTTACGTAAGTATTGAAAGGCCATCCGATACATCAGGGCTCGATCTCGATATAGACGACTTAGTAGATTCAGGTTATCTGTCCGCAAACCCAGGTAACGAATACGAGATGAAGGTAGATAACGCCAATTGGGCTACAAAAGGTGAAGTCATTGTGACGATTTCTTACACAGGAAATGATGTTGATACGACTAAACTCCAAGAAGCTTATCCAGATGTCAAAATCGTTAATAATACACCCACAATTACCCTTACTCTTAGAAAATGGTGGTAAGATCTGTTGAAAGACAATACCCAGCAGGGATTGCCTGCTGGGTTTATTTTTCTATGGAGTAAAAATCACTCTCGAGTCTTTCTAAGGATTTTGTCATTTCCTGGTTCATCATTTCCACTTTTTTCTTCAGTGTTTTGGTGATTTTTTCAATCTTTTTAATCATCTCAAGTGCTGGTTTTTTCCCTGGTCCTCCGGCTATTTTTCTGACCTTGACGAAATGTTCTGGTGATAATATTTTCTCAACCTGTTTTTGGTTTAAGGTGAGTTTCATGCCACATATTTTTTCAAAACTTTGATTCAAGGCATCGTATCTCATATTAGATCTCACATACTCAGAGACAACTGTATGCGCTTGACGAAAGCTGATATTGAATCTCCTAACAAGTTCATCTGCCAACTCCGTTGTTGTTGCACCCGTTTTCAAGGAGAGTTCTTTCACCCTTGTTTGATCAACATCAACCTTTTGCACAGTCTCCTTGACCAAAGTTAGTGCTTCTTTTGCTGTTTTCATTCCTTCCAAGAATTTGAACAACACAAAATCCCCATTTTCATTGATATCTTGATATGGTGTATTAACAAAAGTTTTTTCAGTCATGTCAAAGATTCCATGTGCTATGTTCGCTCTTATCCTGATGTGTTCAAGTATCACGGGATTTCTTTTCTGTGGCATTATGCTACTTATTTGAACAACTTCATCTGGAAACTGAAAGATCCCAACTTCACAAGAAGATTTGTGGATAAATTCCTGGGTGAATCTTGTTAAATCGTTCATCAATATTCTCAGACAACTCGAAGGAAATGTGATCCAATGTGAAGTCGCAATGGCTCTGTAGGAGTTTTCCACAGGTTCTGAAAAACCTAAATATTCGCTTACCATATCTCTGTCTATGGGAAAACCCGTTGTAGTTATTGCACCTGAACCCATAGGACAGATGTTCACAATTTGTATTGATCTAATTAGATTCTCTAAAACATCAAGAAAATCGAATGCATAGGCAAGTAAATAATGTGTAAAACTCGATACCTGAGCCGGTTGACCATGGGTATAGAGCAAGATGAGAGTTTCAAGATTGTCTTTTGCTTTTTGAACAATTACATTTATCACATCGATCAATTGGTGTGCGAACTCCATCAATTCATCACGAATGCACATTCTAAAGATAGTCGTATCTATGTCATTTCTACTCCTTGCCGTATGAAGAAATCCTGCTTTTTCAATACCGACCACTTCCGATAACTTTTTTTCTATCAAAAACACCAGATCTTCTGTTTGTTCTGGGAGCTTTTCTTCTATCTTTTCAACTTCGATTTTTTTCAAAGTCTTTGCTATCTCAACACATATCTGTTGTGGTACTATCTTTGTTTTCTTTAACATCAACAAATGAGCCTTGTTCAATCGCATGTAGTATCTTACGAGTTTTTTCCAATTTTCAAAAGAACTGTCCAACACTATTTCTTTGTAGATCTCTGAAAATCTCATTTGATCAACCCCAATATTTCAGCGATGTTTTTATACAGGACACGATCGATTTCATCATCACTGTAACCAACATCAACCATAGCTCTCACTTGCTCATCCAAATATGCCTTACAAAAACCACGTGGAAACCAGCTCGAGTCAGTGCCAAAGATTATTCTCTCTGGACCAATCGTCTCTCTGTATTTTCTAAACAATGTTTCAAGATTGAGTTCATAAGGCATCCATCTCATCCACTGATTTGAACCACTCGTGTCGATGTAGACATTCGAACATGCCCAGCAAAGATTCAACGTCTCAAAGACATATCCACAACCAAAATGCGGCACGATGAACTTTATTTTCTTGAACTGTTTTGCAACATCGTGAATGATCAGAGGGTTTATATTCACATGATAAGCAATACCACCAGCGGCACCCATGATGCCAAAGTGTATCAACACCGGTATTTCATACGAATTTGCGACCTCCCAAATTGGATAAAGTGATTTGTCATTCAGTGGTATGTTTACCGCAGGTCCTAAGATTTTGTATCCCTTAAGACCGTTTTTGAGACATTCCTCAAGTTCTTGTGCAGCACCTTCTTTAGATGGATCGTGATGGGCATATCCTATGAATTTGTTTGGATGTTTAGAAATAAGCTTTAACATATTCTCGTTGCCATTCGCAGTTACAAAGACCACTTTGTCAATAGAGTAATCTAAAGTTTCTTTGTACCAGAGCCGAGAGAGTTCATCAAAATCGTCTATTTTTACTGGCTCTGGAAAGTTCCATGCCTTGAGCCATCTTTCTTTCTCTTTTTTTATCCATGGGTCTGCCACTGATTTTATAAGAGAACCAATTGGAAAATGAACATGAGAATCTATCAATCTCATTTTGATCATCCTTTCAATCCAGAGAGCATTATTCCCCTGATGATCTGTTTTTGAAATATCAGAAAAACAATTATCAATGGAATAGTTGAGATGGTCGCTCCAGTCATAATGAGTTCCCAGTGCATCAAGTTCTCACTCGAGAAATAAGCCAAACCTACGGGTAATGTGTACATCTTTGGTTTGGAAGAAACTATGAGTGGCCACAAAAATGCATTCCAATTTCCTATGAAATTCAAGATTGCCAATGATGCCAATGCAGGTTTGACAAGTGGTAGAGCTATCTTATAGAAAATTCCGAACTCAGAAACACCATCGATTCTCGCTGCATCTAAAAGGTCATCTGGTATCGTTTCCATGAACTGTCTCATCAAAAAGATTCCAAAGGCAGTTATCATGCCTGGAAACATGATACCCCAATATGTATCGATCCAACCCAACTTCGATGACATTATGTACCAAGGTATTATGAGCATTTCTGTTGGAATCATCAAAGTGCTTAGAATGAAGATAAAGATGATATTTCTCCCTGGAAAGCGATATTTGGCTATCGTGTAACCCACAAGAGAATCAAAAAACAAAACAGAAAAAGTGGTTGATAAAGCTACAAGTAGGCTATTTAAAAACCAATTCGGAAAGAGCGAAGAACCCATTATCTGTTTATAGTTATCCAATGTCGGATTTTTCGGAAACAAATATGGCCTGTATATTTCTCTGAAGGGTTTTAAAGACGATAAAACCATCCAGACAAAAGGAAAAATCATGACAACTATCAATGCCGTTAGAACAACGTAACTGACCACCTTGATAACCTTTTCTGATTTGGTCATCTTACCACCTCAGTATTGGATCTTTCTGTTTAAAACCTTTAGCTGTACCACAGTTATTCCAAGTATTATGAGAAAAAGTACAACAGTTGCGGCAGTGGCCATTCCCATATCAAATGATTTAAATGCCTTTTGATATATATAGAGAACCAACGGTTTGGTTGAATTTAAAGGACCTCCCGAACCTTGATCACTCATGTTGTATACTTGTGTGAATATCCTCAAAAACATTATTGTTTCCATCACCGACAAGAAGACAATTACCGGGTTTAGCAATGGAAGAGTTATTTTGAATAACAATTGCCTTCGGTTTGCACCATCAACCTTCGCGGCTTCCAGATATTCCTTGGGTATACTCTGAAGACCAGCAAGAAAAATGATCACACAATAACCAACTTCAATCCAAACAGTTGTTGTAACTATAGAAGGCAGAGCTTCAGTTGTACTCATCAAAAAATTTCTGACGGGTAGACCAAAGAAATTCAAAAAGTTGTTTATTATACCCGTCGGTGGTTTTTGATACATCCATCTCCAGACCCAACTTGTCGCAACAAGAGGTGTGATGTATGGCATGACATAGATCAATCTATAAAACCCCTGAAGCTTCGTGATATTGTTAAGTAAAAGTGCAAGTATTAACGAGAGAATTATCACACTCGGTACACCATACAGTACATATTTCAACGTGTTCAACAAAGAGATTCTAAAAACAGAGTCTTTAAAGATGTTCACATAATTCGACAGACCGACAAAGTGTTTAACCGGCGATATTATGTTCCAGTCAGTGAAACTGATGTAAAACGCAGATATCATGGGATAAAAACGTATAAATGCGAAAAAAGTAAGAGGCACTAAAAGAAACAAATACGCAGTTAAGATCTTCTTGTGTCTGAGCTTCATGTTTTCACCTCAAAGGGGCGCGACCAAAGTCGCGCCCATATTTCATCTACCAACTGATTTCCAGAACTTATCCAACACAGCTTGTTCAGTCTGAGCAGACTCCTTGAAAGCTTGTTCGGGAGAGATACCCTTTAGCCAAACTTTGTCTACAGCATCCATCATGACTTGTCTTTGTGCCGTTTCATCGACAAACATGGTTGCGTGTGCATACTCAAGGCCCTTCAAAAATGGTCCATAAATTGGATCGTTGTAGTATTTTTGTGCCACGGTTGGATTTGCTGGGAGCTCTCCAACCCTGTCAAGCCATATTTCCATCACTTTGTCGCTCGACAGGAATTTTATAAACTTTATGGCTGCATCTAATTTCTCTCCTGTTGCATTCTTGGTTATACCGTTCGCCCAGAAGGATGCAAAATTCGACTTGATGCCATTGTATTCAGGTAATTCAGCAACACCGAAATTGATACCAGCTTTTTTCAAAGATGCAATTCTGAATGACCCATCGATGTTCATCGCAGCTGCCTGAGATGTAAAAGCAGTGATGTCATCGTTCATAAAGCCAGGATAGCCAACTTTGTGAACGGTTATGAGATCTGTGTAGAATTTCAGCGCCGCAGGAACATTTTGATAGGTTACTTTTGTATAGTCATCGTTGTATGGTGCACCACCAAATTGCCTGGTCAGGACTTCCCTTATCCAGTGATGCCCTTGTCCAGATGGCTGTGTTGCCAATCCTGCTTGAACTATATTGCCTTGCTTGTCGTATTTTGTGAGTTTCTTTGCCATTTCAACAAGTTCCTGCAATGTCCTTGGAGGCTTTTCTGGGTCCAAACCAGCTTCTTTGAAAAGGTCTTTGTTCCAAAATAATGCCAAACTTCTCACAGCTATTGGCAGAGCATAACGTTCTCCCATGAATTCAACGCCTTTTGGAACAAAAGAAAAGAAATTCTTTGCGAAATACTCATCGGAAAATTCACTCTTTGGGAGAGGTTGTAGATAACCCGATGTGACATATTTTGGTATCCATCCATAATAGAGGTTCACCACATCGGGACCTGTTCCCGCAGGAACAGAAGCTGCAACCTTTTCGTTGAAGGTCTCGTAAGGGAAAGTCACGTGTTCAACTTCGATATCTGGGTAGAGTTTTTGAAATTCTTTGATCAGTTCATCGATTGCCTTAACTTTTGTCTCAAAATAATACTGCCAATAAACGATCTTCACTTTTGCGAAAACTGAAACAGAAACAATTAGCAAAACCGCCAAAAAAACCAGCAAATACCTCTTCACGATAACACCTCCTCATATGATGAAAGTACTTTTTTGTACCATGTATATAGCACCCAAACAAACTCCTAAATCCGCAAGAGAGGCTTTTGTAAAGAAAAGACCTTCGAGGATTTCTCTGGGCGTGACATTTTCGAGCACCGGTAAGATTCTCTTGATGATTCTTTCATATTGATTGTACCCTATCCCACCCCCAATCACGACAATGTCTGGGTTGAGAAGACAGACTGCATTCGAAATTGCCAAAGCAAGGTGTTCACAAGCTTCATCAAGGATCTTACTGAAGTTGAGATCTGAATCACTCAGCTCGAAAAAATCCTTCACGGTTATCTTAGAAAAATTTTTCTCCAAGATTTTTTCAAATGAATATCCCGAGAACCACCTTTCTAATCTGCCAAAAGGTAAATCATGGCTATCTTCTTTGGACCAATCGGTTATCATGTAACCAATTTCTCCTGCCATTCCGTTGCTGCCCTCGTAAAGGTTGCCATCGATGATCATCCCAGCACCAGTTCCCGTTCCAAGTGAAATCATCAGAACATTTTTATGTCCTTTTGCTGCTCCCTTCCACATCTCACCGAGCGCATTCAGAGTTACATCGTTTCCAACGAAAATTGGCATTCTGATCATTTTCTGAAGGTCTTCTTTTAATGGTAAATTTCTCAATTCGAAGGCAGGCATATAATTCACAAAACCATTCCTTGAATCCACAGTACCAGGGACACCTATACCTATTCCCAAGATTTTGTCGA
The DNA window shown above is from Thermotoga profunda AZM34c06 and carries:
- a CDS encoding ROK family transcriptional regulator — its product is MYQFRNSEARVLEFIRRNPLVSRAQIALEIGMSKPMVSEAVQKLVELDVVKEIRKGSSSSKGGKKPILLSFNPEYRQVVGIDIGGTKVKVVVTNLNGDVSLERTFSSKTVRSKEDFYNLIGNVIKSLNLDFDKILGIGIGVPGTVDSRNGFVNYMPAFELRNLPLKEDLQKMIRMPIFVGNDVTLNALGEMWKGAAKGHKNVLMISLGTGTGAGMIIDGNLYEGSNGMAGEIGYMITDWSKEDSHDLPFGRLERWFSGYSFEKILEKNFSKITVKDFFELSDSDLNFSKILDEACEHLALAISNAVCLLNPDIVVIGGGIGYNQYERIIKRILPVLENVTPREILEGLFFTKASLADLGVCLGAIYMVQKSTFII